The following coding sequences are from one Bradyrhizobium sp. 200 window:
- a CDS encoding DUF3606 domain-containing protein yields the protein MADNKKKRGGADRGLIALSEPYEVAYWSKKFKITPAKLKTAVKKAGRSAKNVEAYIKLQKHKASDRARIAVSQPYEVSYWSKKFKVTPARLKAAVAAVGHSSKAVGAYLTGSKKSAKKTPKNASKKTVKKRAKKKAA from the coding sequence ATGGCGGACAACAAGAAGAAGCGCGGCGGAGCCGATCGCGGGCTGATCGCGTTGAGCGAGCCTTACGAGGTCGCCTACTGGTCGAAGAAGTTCAAGATCACGCCGGCGAAACTGAAAACCGCCGTCAAGAAAGCGGGACGCTCCGCAAAGAACGTCGAAGCCTATATCAAGCTGCAGAAGCACAAGGCCTCCGACCGGGCACGGATCGCGGTGAGCCAGCCCTATGAAGTCAGCTACTGGTCGAAGAAGTTCAAGGTCACGCCCGCCAGATTGAAGGCCGCCGTCGCTGCCGTCGGGCATTCGTCGAAAGCCGTCGGCGCCTACCTCACCGGCAGCAAGAAGAGCGCCAAGAAAACGCCGAAGAACGCTTCGAAGAAAACTGTCAAGAAGCGCGCAAAGAAAAAGGCCGCCTGA
- the flgC gene encoding flagellar basal body rod protein FlgC gives MADDGSDFARSMSIATSGLRAQAGRMRVISENIANAESTSPTAAGDPYRRKVPTFSSALDRTLDARVVTLGKVRTDQSAFRVKHEPSNPAADAAGNVKYPNVNPLVEMTDMREAQRSYEANLNIISATRRMIQRTLDILKA, from the coding sequence ATGGCAGATGATGGAAGCGATTTCGCCCGGTCGATGAGCATCGCGACCTCCGGCCTGCGCGCGCAGGCGGGGCGGATGCGGGTGATCTCGGAAAACATCGCCAATGCGGAATCCACTTCGCCGACCGCGGCCGGCGATCCCTATCGCCGCAAGGTGCCGACATTTTCGTCGGCGCTCGACCGCACGCTGGACGCGCGGGTGGTGACGCTCGGCAAGGTCAGGACCGACCAGTCGGCGTTTCGCGTCAAGCATGAGCCGAGCAATCCGGCGGCGGATGCGGCCGGCAACGTCAAATATCCGAACGTCAATCCGCTGGTCGAAATGACCGACATGCGCGAGGCGCAGCGGTCCTATGAAGCCAACCTCAACATCATCAGCGCCACGCGCCGCATGATTCAACGCACGCTCGACATCCTCAAGGCCTGA
- a CDS encoding TIM44-like domain-containing protein — protein MNFTQTARGIIRTIAIVMSVAVPLAITISAADARVGGGGSSGSRGSRTYSAPPSTTTAPGAAQPMNRSFTQPGTPGVGAPAAAGAAAKGGFFNRPGMMGGMLGGLAMGFLGAGLFGMLTGGGLFSGLGGLSSIIGLLLQIALIVIVVRLAMSWWQRRHTPASAYATGPAPAAEGPGAQTSFRSGLSGFGLGSSQPPLEIQPADYEAFERLLGEVQAAWSNEDVAKLHTLATPEMVSYFSKDLEENKARNDVNKVTDVKLLQGDLAEAWREGETDYASVAMRFSLVDKTLERSTGRVVAGSDTPIEATEVWTFARRRGADWELSAIQQTS, from the coding sequence ATGAATTTCACGCAGACTGCGCGCGGAATTATACGGACCATCGCGATCGTTATGTCGGTGGCGGTTCCGTTGGCGATCACGATCTCGGCGGCTGACGCCCGCGTCGGCGGTGGCGGCAGCTCCGGTTCGCGCGGATCGCGAACCTATTCGGCGCCCCCGAGCACGACCACTGCGCCTGGCGCGGCGCAGCCCATGAATCGTAGCTTTACCCAGCCGGGTACTCCTGGCGTGGGCGCACCGGCGGCTGCCGGCGCGGCAGCCAAGGGCGGCTTCTTCAACCGGCCCGGAATGATGGGGGGCATGCTTGGCGGTCTCGCCATGGGCTTCCTTGGCGCAGGCCTGTTCGGCATGCTGACCGGCGGTGGCCTGTTCTCCGGCCTCGGTGGCCTGTCGTCGATTATCGGCCTGCTGCTGCAAATCGCGCTGATCGTTATCGTGGTGCGGCTGGCGATGTCGTGGTGGCAGCGCCGCCATACGCCGGCCTCCGCCTATGCGACGGGACCTGCTCCAGCCGCCGAAGGGCCCGGTGCCCAGACCAGCTTCCGCTCCGGACTGAGCGGCTTCGGGCTGGGATCGAGCCAGCCGCCGCTGGAAATTCAGCCGGCTGACTATGAAGCGTTCGAGCGTCTGCTCGGCGAGGTCCAGGCCGCGTGGTCGAACGAGGACGTCGCCAAACTGCATACGCTGGCGACGCCCGAAATGGTGTCCTACTTCTCCAAGGATCTGGAGGAGAACAAGGCCCGCAACGACGTCAACAAGGTGACCGACGTCAAGCTGCTGCAGGGCGACCTTGCGGAAGCCTGGCGCGAAGGCGAAACCGATTACGCCAGCGTGGCGATGCGGTTCTCGCTGGTCGACAAGACCCTGGAGCGCAGCACCGGCCGTGTGGTCGCAGGCAGCGACACGCCGATCGAGGCCACCGAGGTGTGGACCTTCGCCCGGCGCCGCGGCGCCGACTGGGAACTCTCGGCGATCCAGCAGACGAGCTGA
- a CDS encoding PAS domain-containing protein, producing MTAETHSHPPSGPLAAHEPARRSGSIVLVLLVAAGIVAVAVALMTIGRAQAQPYILGVLALLAMVGLFNLFAFAAGIIRFTDRATDDPVMGRIADHAYDGLAVTDPKGHVVYSNAAYLALTGAAGPQDVRPVERVFIGNPDVSEAVFRLLKAAREGKRQQEEVRIAGSDGAQGRWLRMRVRPLGQSKREAKYAVWSIADITRDRERQEDVFRELQHAIEYLDHAPCGFFSVNRAGDVIYVNATLANWLDHDLAEIGSGGLKLSDIVSGDGASLLTSIVAVPGEVKTEVFDIDLRMRGGKTMPARLYHKLAFGADGSPGSSRTLVISRTRDEHSDPERAAEVRFMRFFDHTPMAIATVDRGGTVVRANARFAKLAQSLSPDGAAGKSIFRAVNARDRGLLIAAINQAAEGQGDIAPVEAMLDGAKERWGQFFVTAVEEDERDTEAAIVYLLETTERRTLENQINQSQKMDMVGQLAGGIAHDFNNVLSAIMMANDFLLNAHKPTDPSFQDIMQIKQNATRAATLVRQLLAFSRRQTLRPQVLDLGDALSDLTMLLRRLIGEKVKLDLVHGRDLWPVKVDVSQFEQVVVNLAVNARDAMPDGGKLTVRTANVTVDEAAQLSHKGMPAADYVRIDISDTGTGIPADIVDKIFEPFFSTKEVGKGTGLGLSTVYGIVKQTGGFVYVDSRPGEGTTFRIFLPRHRPELEAQPEAPATNGKEAATEPPKPRPDLTGQGTILLVEDEDGLRSLNARGLRSRGYSVIEASNGIEAMEALDEKDGAVDLVVSDVVMPEMDGPTLLREMRKRNPNLKIIFVSGYAEEAFDKSLPENEQFAFLPKPFALSALVEKVKETMTAS from the coding sequence ATGACCGCCGAAACCCACAGCCATCCGCCCTCCGGGCCGTTAGCAGCCCACGAACCGGCGCGGCGCAGCGGTAGTATCGTGCTGGTGCTTTTGGTGGCCGCCGGCATCGTTGCGGTCGCGGTGGCGCTGATGACCATCGGCCGGGCGCAGGCCCAGCCCTATATCCTCGGCGTGCTGGCCCTCCTGGCCATGGTCGGCCTGTTCAATCTGTTCGCCTTTGCCGCCGGCATCATCCGCTTCACTGACCGCGCGACCGACGATCCCGTGATGGGCCGCATCGCCGATCATGCCTATGACGGGCTGGCGGTGACCGACCCCAAGGGCCACGTGGTCTATTCCAACGCCGCCTATCTGGCGCTGACCGGGGCTGCCGGCCCGCAGGACGTGCGGCCGGTGGAGCGCGTTTTCATCGGCAATCCCGATGTCTCGGAGGCCGTGTTCCGCCTACTAAAGGCGGCCCGCGAAGGCAAAAGGCAGCAGGAGGAGGTCCGTATCGCGGGCTCCGACGGTGCTCAAGGCCGCTGGCTGCGGATGCGGGTTCGTCCGCTCGGCCAAAGCAAGCGCGAAGCAAAATACGCGGTGTGGTCGATCGCCGACATCACGCGGGACCGCGAGCGCCAGGAAGATGTGTTCCGGGAATTGCAGCACGCGATCGAATATCTCGACCATGCGCCATGCGGCTTCTTCTCGGTCAATCGGGCCGGCGACGTCATCTATGTCAACGCCACGCTGGCGAACTGGCTCGATCACGACCTCGCCGAGATCGGCTCGGGCGGGCTGAAGCTTAGCGATATCGTGTCCGGCGACGGCGCCTCGCTCCTGACCTCGATCGTGGCGGTGCCGGGCGAAGTCAAAACCGAAGTGTTCGACATCGACCTGCGCATGCGCGGCGGCAAGACCATGCCGGCGCGGCTCTATCACAAGCTCGCCTTCGGCGCCGACGGCTCGCCGGGTTCGTCGCGCACGCTCGTGATCAGCCGCACGCGCGACGAGCATTCCGACCCCGAACGCGCCGCCGAAGTCCGCTTCATGCGGTTCTTTGACCATACGCCGATGGCGATTGCGACGGTGGACCGAGGCGGTACGGTGGTGCGCGCCAATGCCCGCTTCGCCAAGCTCGCGCAGAGCCTCAGCCCGGACGGCGCAGCCGGCAAGTCGATCTTCCGCGCGGTGAATGCGCGAGATCGAGGTCTGTTGATCGCAGCGATCAACCAGGCGGCCGAAGGGCAGGGCGACATCGCTCCCGTCGAGGCCATGCTCGACGGCGCCAAGGAGCGCTGGGGGCAGTTCTTTGTCACCGCGGTCGAGGAGGACGAGCGCGATACCGAAGCCGCCATCGTCTATCTGCTGGAGACCACCGAGCGGCGCACGCTGGAAAACCAGATCAACCAGTCGCAGAAGATGGACATGGTCGGCCAGCTCGCCGGCGGCATCGCGCACGACTTCAACAACGTGCTGTCAGCCATCATGATGGCCAACGACTTCCTCCTGAACGCGCACAAGCCGACCGATCCGTCGTTCCAGGACATCATGCAGATCAAGCAGAACGCGACCCGCGCGGCGACGCTGGTGCGGCAACTGCTCGCGTTCTCGCGCCGCCAGACGTTGCGGCCGCAGGTGCTCGACCTCGGCGACGCGCTTTCCGATCTCACCATGCTGCTGCGGCGCCTGATCGGCGAGAAGGTCAAGCTCGACCTCGTGCATGGCCGCGACCTCTGGCCGGTCAAGGTCGACGTCTCGCAGTTCGAGCAGGTGGTCGTCAATCTCGCGGTCAACGCACGCGATGCGATGCCCGATGGCGGCAAGCTGACGGTAAGGACCGCCAACGTGACGGTGGATGAAGCAGCCCAGCTCTCCCACAAGGGCATGCCGGCCGCGGATTATGTGCGGATCGACATTTCCGATACCGGCACCGGAATTCCCGCCGACATCGTCGACAAGATTTTCGAGCCGTTCTTCTCGACCAAGGAGGTCGGCAAGGGCACCGGGCTCGGTCTCTCCACGGTGTACGGCATCGTCAAGCAGACCGGCGGCTTTGTCTATGTCGACTCCAGGCCCGGCGAAGGCACCACGTTCCGCATCTTCCTGCCGCGTCATCGGCCCGAACTGGAAGCGCAGCCGGAAGCGCCGGCAACCAACGGCAAGGAAGCCGCGACCGAGCCGCCGAAGCCGCGGCCCGACCTGACCGGGCAGGGCACCATCCTGCTGGTGGAAGACGAGGATGGCTTGCGCTCGCTGAATGCGCGCGGCCTTCGTTCGCGCGGCTACAGCGTGATCGAGGCTTCCAACGGCATCGAGGCGATGGAGGCGCTCGACGAAAAGGACGGCGCGGTCGATCTCGTCGTCTCCGACGTCGTGATGCCGGAAATGGACGGTCCGACGCTGCTGCGCGAAATGCGCAAGCGCAATCCTAACCTCAAGATCATCTTCGTCTCCGGTTATGCCGAAGAGGCCTTCGACAAGAGCCTGCCGGAGAACGAGCAGTTCGCCTTCCTACCGAAGCCGTTCGCGCTCAGCGCGCTGGTCGAGAAGGTGAAGGAGACGATGACGGCTTCGTGA
- the fliE gene encoding flagellar hook-basal body complex protein FliE, which translates to MASPTVAANAYAALSRIMESGGAEKGGQSTGGPSFSALLKDAVGSVLDAGKKSDAQAMAMTSGKANVMDVVTAVAETDVAVSTLVSVRDRVIQSYEDIMKMPI; encoded by the coding sequence ATGGCTTCACCGACCGTTGCAGCAAATGCCTACGCCGCGCTTTCGCGCATCATGGAATCCGGCGGCGCCGAGAAGGGCGGCCAGTCGACCGGCGGCCCGTCCTTCAGCGCGCTGCTCAAGGACGCGGTGGGAAGCGTGCTGGATGCCGGCAAGAAATCCGACGCCCAGGCCATGGCGATGACTTCGGGCAAGGCCAACGTCATGGACGTGGTGACCGCGGTCGCGGAGACCGACGTCGCGGTCTCGACGCTGGTGTCGGTGCGCGACCGGGTGATCCAGTCCTACGAAGACATCATGAAGATGCCGATCTGA
- the flgB gene encoding flagellar basal body rod protein FlgB has product MAINDLPILSALRTKMQWHQERQRVLAENVSNANTPNFRPSDLVEPKFDNKGANVGGGMGSLSMMRTSATHMSVSGGGPSFRGDGGKSGFLTKPAGNSVNLEDQMLKVSANQMDYAAATSLYTRSLGLLKTAIGKR; this is encoded by the coding sequence ATGGCCATCAACGACCTTCCGATCCTGTCGGCGCTGCGCACCAAGATGCAGTGGCACCAGGAACGCCAGCGCGTGCTCGCCGAAAACGTATCCAACGCCAACACCCCGAATTTCAGGCCGAGCGACCTGGTCGAGCCGAAGTTCGACAACAAGGGCGCGAACGTCGGCGGCGGGATGGGCTCGCTCTCCATGATGCGCACCAGCGCCACCCATATGAGCGTCTCCGGCGGCGGGCCGAGCTTCAGGGGCGATGGCGGCAAGAGCGGCTTCCTGACCAAGCCTGCCGGCAATTCGGTCAATCTGGAAGACCAGATGCTGAAGGTCTCGGCCAATCAGATGGACTATGCGGCCGCCACTTCGCTCTACACCCGCAGCCTCGGCCTGCTCAAAACCGCCATCGGAAAACGCTGA
- the flhB gene encoding flagellar biosynthesis protein FlhB, with translation MADDTDDKTEDPTQKRLDDALEKGDVAKSQEVNTWFIIAGGTLILSTFSGSIGGGILTPLRNLIANAGQLRTDGAALLALGNTLSYAVLGAIGVPLLMLALAAIAGNMIQHRLVWSSESLKPKFNKISPGAGLKRIFGKQAIANFLKGLFKLIALGAVMMAVLWPERHRLESFMMFDPSAILGVTTNLTVQLMGAVVAMLAAVAIADYFFQYRQWFERQKMSLQEIKDEFKQSEGDPHIKAKIRQLRQQRMKKRMMAAVPNASVIITNPTHYSIALSYDRGMSAPVCVAKGVDNIALKIREIAKKHDIPIVENVPLARALHATVDIDEEIPVEHYHAVAEIIGYVMRLKSGLSTRRM, from the coding sequence ATGGCCGACGATACCGACGACAAAACAGAAGACCCTACGCAAAAACGTCTCGACGATGCGCTTGAAAAAGGGGACGTCGCCAAGAGCCAGGAGGTCAACACCTGGTTCATCATCGCGGGCGGCACGCTGATATTGTCGACCTTCTCGGGCTCGATCGGCGGCGGCATCCTGACGCCGCTGCGCAACCTGATCGCCAATGCGGGCCAGCTTCGTACCGACGGCGCAGCGCTGCTCGCGCTCGGCAACACGCTGAGCTATGCCGTGCTCGGCGCGATCGGCGTGCCGCTTTTGATGCTGGCACTCGCCGCGATCGCCGGCAACATGATCCAGCACCGGCTGGTTTGGTCGTCGGAATCGCTGAAACCGAAGTTCAACAAGATCTCGCCCGGCGCCGGACTGAAACGCATCTTCGGCAAGCAGGCGATAGCGAACTTCCTCAAGGGCCTGTTCAAGCTGATCGCGCTCGGCGCCGTCATGATGGCGGTGCTGTGGCCCGAGCGCCATCGCCTGGAATCGTTCATGATGTTCGATCCTTCGGCGATCCTCGGCGTCACCACCAACCTGACGGTGCAGTTGATGGGCGCGGTGGTGGCGATGCTGGCCGCGGTCGCGATCGCCGATTACTTCTTCCAGTACCGGCAGTGGTTCGAGCGCCAGAAGATGTCGCTGCAGGAGATCAAGGACGAGTTCAAGCAGTCCGAAGGCGACCCCCACATCAAGGCCAAGATCCGGCAGTTGCGCCAGCAGCGCATGAAGAAGCGCATGATGGCCGCCGTGCCCAATGCCAGTGTGATCATCACCAACCCGACCCACTATTCAATAGCGCTGTCCTATGATCGCGGCATGTCGGCGCCGGTCTGCGTCGCCAAGGGCGTCGACAACATCGCGCTCAAGATCAGGGAAATCGCCAAGAAGCATGACATTCCCATTGTGGAAAACGTGCCGCTGGCGCGCGCGCTCCATGCCACCGTCGATATCGACGAGGAGATCCCGGTCGAGCACTATCACGCGGTCGCCGAGATTATCGGCTATGTTATGCGCCTGAAGAGCGGCCTTTCCACCCGCCGGATGTAA
- the fliP gene encoding flagellar type III secretion system pore protein FliP (The bacterial flagellar biogenesis protein FliP forms a type III secretion system (T3SS)-type pore required for flagellar assembly.), producing the protein MRPTTSPRRVLFFLILTAAGSLADPALAQDISINLGQGGGGVTERAIQLIALLTVLSIAPSILIMMTSFTRIVVVLSLLRTALGTATAPPNSVIIALAMFLTAFVMGPVLQKSYDDGIKPLVANQIGVEEALQKASVPLRGFMQKNVREKDLKLFVDLSGEPPPATPEDLSLRILVPAFMISELKRAFEIGFLLFLPFLIIDLVVASVLMSMGMMMLPPVVVSLPFKLIFFVLVDGWSLVAGSLVQSYGGS; encoded by the coding sequence GTGAGGCCGACGACTTCTCCGCGTAGAGTTTTATTTTTCTTAATCCTGACCGCCGCCGGATCGCTCGCCGATCCGGCGCTGGCGCAGGATATCAGCATCAATCTCGGCCAGGGCGGCGGCGGCGTCACCGAGCGCGCGATCCAGTTGATCGCGCTGCTGACGGTGCTGTCGATCGCGCCGTCGATCCTGATCATGATGACGTCGTTCACGCGGATCGTCGTCGTGCTGTCACTGCTGCGCACCGCATTGGGCACCGCGACCGCCCCGCCCAACTCGGTGATCATTGCGCTCGCGATGTTCCTGACCGCGTTCGTGATGGGACCTGTCTTGCAGAAGTCCTATGACGACGGCATCAAGCCGCTGGTCGCCAACCAGATCGGGGTCGAGGAAGCGCTGCAAAAGGCCTCTGTGCCGCTGCGCGGCTTCATGCAGAAGAACGTTCGCGAAAAGGACCTGAAGCTGTTCGTCGACCTCTCCGGCGAGCCGCCGCCGGCGACGCCGGAAGACCTGTCGCTGCGGATCCTGGTCCCGGCCTTCATGATCTCCGAACTGAAACGCGCCTTCGAGATCGGTTTCCTGCTGTTTCTTCCCTTCCTGATCATCGATCTCGTGGTCGCGTCGGTCCTGATGTCGATGGGTATGATGATGCTGCCACCGGTCGTGGTGTCGCTGCCGTTCAAGTTGATCTTTTTCGTGCTGGTCGACGGCTGGTCGCTGGTGGCGGGGAGCCTGGTGCAGAGCTACGGCGGCAGCTAG
- a CDS encoding glutathione S-transferase, translating to MRYELYYWPMIQGRGEYVRLALEEAGARYADVARRGNGMAVMMRMMETQKGAPPFAPPFLKDGKLVIGQTANILLYLGSRHGLAPKSEAGKLWVHQLQLTIADLVLEVHDTHHPLGPSLYYEEQKAPAKKRTDEFWKARVPKYLGYFEELLAANGGTYITGRRLTYVDLSLFQIVEGLRYAFPKRMKAFERQIPGLIGLRDRVAARPNIKAYLASDRRIAFNEDGIFRRYKVLDG from the coding sequence ATGCGTTACGAGCTGTATTACTGGCCAATGATTCAAGGCCGCGGCGAATATGTCCGCCTCGCGCTGGAAGAGGCGGGCGCCCGCTACGCCGACGTCGCGCGCCGCGGCAACGGCATGGCCGTGATGATGCGAATGATGGAAACTCAGAAGGGAGCACCGCCCTTCGCGCCGCCGTTCCTCAAAGACGGAAAGCTCGTGATCGGGCAGACCGCCAACATCCTGCTCTATCTGGGATCACGGCACGGGTTGGCGCCGAAGTCGGAGGCCGGCAAGCTCTGGGTACACCAGTTGCAGCTCACGATCGCTGATCTGGTGCTGGAAGTTCATGACACCCATCACCCGCTCGGGCCCTCGCTATACTACGAGGAACAGAAAGCGCCGGCGAAGAAGCGCACCGATGAGTTCTGGAAGGCGCGCGTGCCGAAATATCTCGGCTATTTCGAGGAGTTGCTGGCGGCAAATGGCGGCACCTACATCACCGGCCGCCGCCTAACCTACGTCGACCTGTCGCTGTTCCAGATCGTGGAGGGGCTGCGCTACGCCTTTCCGAAACGCATGAAAGCGTTCGAGCGGCAGATTCCGGGGCTGATCGGCCTGCGCGACCGCGTGGCGGCGCGGCCGAACATCAAGGCGTATCTGGCGAGCGATCGAAGGATCGCGTTCAACGAGGACGGGATTTTCCGGCGGTACAAGGTGCTGGATGGGTAG
- a CDS encoding lectin, whose amino-acid sequence MVVAVMSVTAAPAQAQSADTSFFLTGNGIGNGGNLGGLAGADNHCQTLAQAAGAGGKTWRAYLSTQPADGAPAVNARDRIGKGPWKNAKDAVVAKDAAELHGANGLTKQTALSEKGEVINGRGDTPNRHDVLTGSQPDGTAFAAGEDRTCKNWTSSTQGAAMVGHSDRIGLRDDDASKSWNSSHPSRGPDGGCSQADLKSTGGDGLFYCFAVN is encoded by the coding sequence ATGGTGGTTGCCGTCATGTCGGTCACTGCTGCGCCCGCGCAGGCGCAATCCGCCGACACCAGCTTCTTCCTGACCGGCAACGGCATCGGCAATGGCGGCAATCTCGGCGGGCTCGCCGGCGCCGACAATCACTGCCAGACATTGGCGCAGGCGGCCGGCGCGGGCGGCAAGACCTGGCGCGCCTATCTCTCGACGCAACCCGCCGACGGCGCACCCGCCGTGAACGCACGCGACCGCATCGGCAAGGGGCCATGGAAGAATGCCAAGGATGCCGTGGTCGCCAAGGACGCCGCCGAGTTGCACGGCGCCAACGGTCTCACCAAGCAGACCGCGCTCAGCGAGAAGGGCGAGGTCATCAACGGCCGCGGCGATACGCCCAATCGCCACGACGTGCTGACCGGATCGCAGCCGGATGGCACTGCGTTTGCGGCCGGCGAGGATCGCACCTGCAAGAACTGGACGAGCTCGACGCAGGGCGCGGCGATGGTCGGACATTCCGATCGCATCGGCCTGCGCGACGATGATGCCTCGAAGTCCTGGAATTCCTCGCATCCCTCGCGCGGTCCGGACGGCGGCTGCTCGCAGGCCGACCTGAAGAGCACCGGCGGCGACGGACTGTTCTATTGCTTCGCGGTGAACTGA
- the fliQ gene encoding flagellar biosynthesis protein FliQ has protein sequence MTGAETLDVARDAIWTIVVVSSPLMVIGLVVGVVVSLFQALTQIQEQTLIFVPKILAIFVTLLLALPFMADSMHSHMMRISSRIIGG, from the coding sequence ATGACCGGTGCTGAAACCCTCGACGTGGCGCGGGATGCGATCTGGACCATCGTGGTGGTGTCGTCGCCCTTGATGGTGATCGGGCTCGTGGTCGGCGTCGTGGTCTCGCTGTTCCAGGCGCTGACCCAGATCCAGGAACAGACGCTGATCTTCGTGCCGAAGATCCTCGCGATCTTCGTCACGCTGTTGCTGGCCTTGCCGTTCATGGCGGATTCAATGCACAGTCACATGATGCGGATATCGTCGCGAATCATAGGCGGTTGA
- the fliR gene encoding flagellar biosynthetic protein FliR: MRVDISLLPALAATFMLVFARVGAMVMLLPGFGESNIPVRIKLGIALLLTLIILPLHRNAYQVDLTSMSSLGVLMVHEIVIGIVLGATARVTLSALAVAGSVIAQQLGLGFVTAVDPTQGQQGLLIGNFLTILGMTLLFATDSHHLVIAALNESYRIFSPGELMPSGDVAALATRAFATAFKIGMQLSAPFLVFGLVFNIGLGVLARLMPAMQVYFVGVPLSIMVGFLIFGLVLTGMMATYLNYFIGVMHELTPLK, from the coding sequence ATGCGCGTCGACATTTCGCTGCTGCCGGCCCTTGCCGCCACCTTCATGCTGGTGTTCGCCCGCGTGGGAGCGATGGTGATGCTGTTGCCGGGATTTGGCGAGAGCAATATCCCGGTGCGCATCAAGCTCGGGATCGCGCTGCTCCTGACGCTGATCATCCTGCCGCTGCACCGCAACGCCTATCAGGTCGATCTGACGTCGATGTCCTCGCTCGGCGTATTGATGGTGCACGAGATCGTTATCGGCATCGTGCTCGGCGCCACCGCGCGCGTCACGCTGTCGGCGCTGGCGGTCGCGGGTTCGGTAATCGCCCAGCAGCTCGGCCTCGGCTTCGTCACCGCCGTCGATCCGACCCAAGGCCAGCAGGGCTTGCTAATCGGCAACTTCCTTACCATCCTCGGCATGACGCTGCTGTTCGCCACCGACAGCCATCATCTCGTCATCGCGGCGCTGAACGAGAGCTATCGTATTTTTTCGCCCGGCGAGTTGATGCCGAGCGGCGACGTCGCCGCGCTGGCGACGCGCGCGTTTGCCACCGCCTTCAAGATCGGCATGCAGCTTTCGGCACCGTTTCTGGTGTTCGGCCTCGTCTTCAATATCGGGCTTGGCGTGCTGGCGCGGCTGATGCCGGCGATGCAGGTCTATTTCGTCGGCGTGCCGCTGTCGATCATGGTCGGCTTTTTGATCTTCGGCCTCGTTCTCACCGGAATGATGGCGACCTATCTCAACTACTTCATCGGTGTCATGCACGAGCTGACGCCGTTGAAATAA
- a CDS encoding flagellar biosynthetic protein FliO — MQTLTFLFAFIAVLALIGVAAWLVRRFANNRLGANTQRGRMPRLAVIDAAAVDGRRRLVLVRRDNVEHLLMIGGPSDIVVEPNIVRAMPNRDQMAPRPAVGEQPPRIAPLPDAAWNEEAARSDSRSTDGFDHHTEPQMPEPPPRPARPSFADEIRRPAPPPMPERRSDPLTGFAPESISGRPEAGPPRLGRNEPLMPRPQRELPKVPPVRGEAPPVREAPPVRGEAPPVRETLPIREALPIRGTLPVRDAPPVPETPARAPERAAAPPPPPPTPPAPVPSSADQNLAEMAQRLEAALRRPAEPVAPPVAPETPPARTARNEPPTPTPAPQKSGFENLEDEMASLLGRPKNPS; from the coding sequence ATGCAGACACTGACATTCCTCTTCGCATTCATTGCCGTTCTGGCGCTGATCGGCGTTGCCGCATGGCTGGTTCGCCGTTTCGCCAACAACCGCCTCGGCGCCAATACCCAGCGCGGACGGATGCCGCGGCTCGCCGTGATCGACGCCGCTGCCGTGGACGGCCGCCGGCGCCTGGTGCTGGTACGGCGCGACAATGTCGAGCATCTCCTGATGATCGGCGGCCCGAGCGACATCGTGGTCGAACCCAATATCGTGCGCGCGATGCCAAACCGCGACCAGATGGCGCCGCGTCCGGCGGTCGGCGAGCAGCCGCCGCGCATCGCGCCGCTGCCCGATGCCGCCTGGAACGAAGAGGCGGCAAGATCCGATTCGCGATCGACCGACGGCTTCGATCACCATACCGAACCGCAAATGCCGGAGCCGCCGCCGCGCCCCGCACGGCCCTCCTTCGCCGACGAAATCCGCCGCCCCGCGCCGCCGCCGATGCCGGAGCGCCGCAGCGATCCGTTGACGGGCTTTGCGCCGGAATCGATCAGCGGTCGTCCCGAAGCGGGCCCGCCGCGCCTCGGCCGGAACGAGCCGCTGATGCCACGGCCGCAGCGCGAGCTGCCCAAGGTCCCGCCAGTTCGCGGAGAGGCACCGCCAGTCCGCGAGGCACCGCCAGTGCGCGGTGAGGCGCCGCCGGTTCGTGAGACGCTGCCAATCCGCGAGGCACTGCCCATCCGTGGGACGCTCCCAGTTCGTGACGCACCGCCGGTTCCCGAGACGCCGGCCCGGGCGCCTGAACGCGCCGCGGCACCGCCGCCTCCACCCCCGACCCCTCCGGCCCCTGTGCCGTCGAGCGCCGACCAGAATCTCGCCGAGATGGCACAGCGGCTGGAAGCCGCCCTGCGCCGGCCGGCCGAGCCGGTGGCTCCGCCGGTTGCGCCGGAAACGCCGCCCGCCCGTACCGCCCGCAACGAGCCTCCCACTCCCACCCCCGCTCCGCAGAAGAGCGGCTTCGAAAATCTCGAAGACGAGATGGCGTCCTTGCTGGGCCGTCCAAAGAACCCTTCGTGA